In one Diachasmimorpha longicaudata isolate KC_UGA_2023 unplaced genomic scaffold, iyDiaLong2 ctg00000070.1, whole genome shotgun sequence genomic region, the following are encoded:
- the LOC135171647 gene encoding uncharacterized protein LOC135171647: protein MDQQITLIGAHPSNQILLTAVANVSNNRRSPVAGRILLDTGSTSNFITNSFAEKLNIPRERCSIPVGTLNGLTTYTKWKLKISVQSRDGKYQGKFDCLTIPSISQFVPVRPIPKNLIEIPKNIKLSDPEFYKPAPIDILLGSGPTLSLLCIGQIKMHNQGRSNLYLQKTQLGWVIGGDSSACNEEIPRQVHHVQLHNMLSKFWEIEEGPKRTYPSPEEIAAEEHFRKYVSRDQSGKYIVALPFNEKKVKLGQSIEIAQKRLNSLENKFKKNPSIRRAYEEVINEYITLGHMTKASEENPEGLFLPHHAVIKETSITTKLRVVFDGSAKTSSGVSLNEALMIGPTIQDDLFSLVLRFRFHKYVLTGDIEKMYRQFWVREEDRKYQQILWRDETDKITRFQLNTVTFGLSAAPFLAIRSLHQLARDHEEQYPQAARILLRDMYVDDLLTGFDSLADAQSIQRELIECLKRGGLNIRQWASNDPELLRHLPKESINQKLFINDNKTLKTLGVFWNSETDTINYSHKISSEKKPVTKREILSDIASIFDPLGLLGPTTLTAKHVMQQLWAAGIEWDESVPTNIYTQWVKYYQQLPLLNNIHFKRHVVIHDMSNLEIHGFADASSIAYGACLYVRSTNVHGQIKTQLLCSRSRVAPLKTISIPRLELCAALTLVELYNSVQKAIRFDPSRVVLWSDSMITLHWISKSPHLLQTFVANRVTEIQKGTKNCEWRHIGSADNPADALSRGQLPADFTNNALWQVGPTWLNGPEEEWPKNLDIFPGTEEEFKTCLNITIDEGILNKFSCIHKAERIIALCLRFMKSCRKKTNTPKGPLSVDERNEARLKMIKMAQVLSLPNDLKQRPSDLKKTKQKYMSQLNAFIDDQGLWRVGGRLQHANILYDQKHPIILPQHNHVTDLIIREHHLSHLHSGTQTTLYALRQRYWPLGGKAQIRKIIWRCVECNRARPIQVNYTMGNLPTSRVTSSPSGVFQHVGVDYAGPMSIKERKHQNRKQVKAYVAIFVCMASKAVHLELVSDLTSIGFIGALRRFVSRRGRPRHIYSDNGTNFVGANRELKQIIKELHQQNFHDQVSQYLGDQGIDWHFSPPLSPNFGGLWEAATLSSLFI, encoded by the exons ATGGATCAACAGATAACCCTCATTGGAGCTCATCCCAGCAATCAGATTCTGCTCACAGCCGTGGCCAACGTATCTAACAATCGTCGCAGCCCAGTTGCAGGACGAATACTTCTGGATACAGGTTCAACATCAAACTTCATCACCAACAGCTTTGCTGAGAAATTGAACATTCCAAGGGAAAGATGCTCCATTCCGGTAGGTACGCTCAATGGACTTACTACTTACACAAAGTGGAAATTGAAGATTTCTGTACAATCTCGGGACGGTAAATATCAGGGCAAATTCGATTGTTTAACGATCCCTTCAATTTCACAATTCGTCCCGGTCAGACCGATTCCTAAAAACCTAATAGAGAtaccaaaaaatataaagttgtCAGATCCTGAATTTTATAAACCTGCACCAATTGATATCCTTCTTGGATCCGGTCCAACGCTGTCACTATTATGTATTGGACAGATTAAAATGCACAATCAGGGTAGGTcgaatttatatttacaaaagACTCAATTAGGTTGGGTGATTGGAGGCGATAGCAGTGCATGCAATGAAGAAATTCCCCGACAGGTCCACCACGTACAGCTTCACAACATGCTGTCGAAATTCTGGGAGATAGAGGAAGGCCCAAAAAGGACATATCCATCCCCAGAAGAGATCGCAGCAGAAGAGCATTTTCGAAAATACGTGAGTAGAGACCAGTCAGGGAAATATATTGTAGCTCTgccattcaatgaaaaaaaggtCAAACTGGGTCAGTCCATAGAGATTGCGCAAAAAAGACTAAATAGCCTAGAAAACAAATTCAAAAAGAATCCTAGTATTCGTCGAGCTTATGAAGAGGTAATCAATGAGTACATAACATTAGGACACATGACGAAAGCGTCAGAAGAAAATCCTGAGGGCCTTTTTCTGCCCCATCACGCAGTCATAAAAGAGACCAGTATTACAACTAAATTACGAGTTGTTTTCGATGGCTCTGCGAAAACGTCATCTGGAGTCTCACTCAACGAGGCATTGATGATTGGTCCAACAATTCAAGACGATCTTTTTTCTCTCGTACTCAGATTTCGATTTCATAAATATGTATTAACCGGCGACATCGAGAAAATGTACCGTCAATTTTGGGTACGAGAAGAAGAtcgaaaatatcaacaaattttaTGGCGTGACGAAACCGATAAAATAACCAGATTTCAGTTGAATACCGTTACCTTTGGGCTATCTGCAGCTCCATTTTTAGCCATCCGAAGTCTGCATCAGCTCGCACGAGATCACGAAGAACAGTATCCACAAGCTGCTCGAATCTTGTTGCGAGACATGTACGTAGATGACCTTTTGACTGGTTTCGATTCTTTAGCCGACGCTCAATCAATCCAAAGAGAACTCATTGAATGCTTAAAACGAGGCGGTCTTAATATCCGTCAGTGGGCATCTAATGATCCTGAGCTGCTCAGACATCTGCCGAAGGAATCAATTAATCAGAAATTGTTCATCAATGACAACAAAACTCTGAAAACTCTTGGAGTATTTTGGAATTCAGAAACCGACACCATTAACTATTCCCACAAGATTTCAAGCGAGAAAAAACCAGTCACAAAGAGAGAAATACTCTCCGACATTGCATCCATATTTGATCCACTAGGTTTACTAGGCCCAACCACCTTAACTGCGAAACACGTGATGCAGCAACTCTGGGCAGCAGGTATAGAATGGGATGAATCGGTACCCACAAATATTTACACGCAATGGGTCAAGTATTACCAACAACTACCTCTTCTAAATAATATACATTTCAAACGTCACGTAGTAATACATGATATGAGCAATTTAGAGATTCATGGATTCGCCGACGCTAGCAGTATTGCTTACGGAGCCTGCCTTTATGTTAGGTCAACCAATGTGCATGGCCAAATTAAAACGCAACTACTTTGTTCGAGATCTCGAGTGGCTCCACTGAAAACTATCAGTATACCAAGGCTGGAGCTTTGTGCGGCTCTAACACTCGTGGAGCTATACAATTCAGTGCAGAAGGCCATAAGGTTCGATCCTTCACGAGTCGTTCTATGGTCAGACTCAATGATTACCCTACACTGGATCAGTAAATCACCACACCTGTTACAAACCTTTGTGGCTAACAGAGTCACCGAAATCCAGAAGGGGACCAAAAATTGTGAATGGAGGCACATTGGGTCAGCCGATAACCCAGCAGACGCACTCTCCCGAGGTCAGCTACCTGCAGACTTCACTAACAATGCGCTGTGGCAGGTAGGACCCACGTGGTTGAACGGTCCAGAAGAAGAATGGCCGAAGAACTTAGATATTTTTCCAGGGACCGAAGAAGAATTTAAAACCTGCCTCAACATCACCATCGATGAGGGCATCCTCAATAAATTCTCCTGCATTCATAAGGCTGAAAGAATTATTGCCCTCTGTCTACGGTTCATGAAATCATGTCGCAAAAAGACCAACACTCCCAAGGGGCCACTCTCTGTTGACGAGCGGAATGAGGCTagattaaaaatgataaagatGGCTCAAGTACTTTCCCTTCCCAACGACTTGAAGCAAAGGCCGTCTGATCTCAAGAAAACCAAGCAAAAATACATGTCTCAATTAAACGCATTCATCGACGATCAAGGATTGTGGCGAGTGGGAGGAAGACTACAGCACGCGAATATATTATATGATCAGAAACACCCAATCATATTACCTCAACATAACCATGTTACTGACCTCATCATCAGAGAACATCACTTGTCTCATCTCCATTCCGGAACCCAAACTACGTTATATGCCTTGAGACAACGATACTGGCCTTTGGGTGGGAAAGCACAGATTCGGAAAATAATTTGGCGATGCGTTGAATGCAACAGGGCCAGACCAATCCAGGTCAATTACACAATGGGAAATCTTCCAACATCAAGAGTGACAAGTAGTCCATCAGGAGTATTCCAACATGTAGGAGTGGATTATGCTGGACCGATGTCCATCAAGGAAAGAAAACATCAAAACAGAAAACAGGTGAAGGCTTACGTAGCAATTTTCGTTTGTATGGCCTCAAAGGCTGTTCATCTGGAATTGGTGAGCGATTTGACCAGCATTGGATTCATCGGAGCACTTAGACGTTTTGTCTCACGCAGAGGGAGACCAAGACATATTTATTCTGATAACGGGACAAACTTTGTGGGTGCAAATCGAGAGttgaaacaaataattaaagaacTCCATCAGCAGAATTTCCACGATCAAGTCAGTCAATACTTGGGAGACCAAGGTATTGATTGGCACTTTTCGCCGCCCTTAAGTCCCAATTTCGGTGGACTCTGGGAAGCGGCc ACCCTTAGCTCCTTGTTCATCTGA